One genomic region from Gemmobacter aquarius encodes:
- a CDS encoding copper homeostasis protein CutC: protein MEVCVDSVGGLDAAVAGGADRIELCSALALGGLTPSAGLMAAAGRAPVPALAMIRPRAGGFVWSPAEIAVMCCDIRASRDAGLAGVVLGASLADGTLDCETLSALLAEAQGMTTTLHRCFDLVPDPFVALEQAVALGFDRILTSGQAKTALEGIDLIAALHARASGRIVIMPGSGVTAENARRFTALGLRELHGSCSVTQAEDTKVAGFGFGPELRRVTSARLLQALVAASKESNGADQR from the coding sequence GTGGAGGTCTGCGTCGACAGCGTGGGCGGGTTGGATGCCGCCGTTGCGGGTGGCGCGGACCGGATCGAGCTGTGCTCGGCGCTCGCGCTTGGCGGGCTGACGCCCTCGGCGGGGTTGATGGCAGCGGCGGGCCGTGCCCCCGTTCCGGCGCTGGCGATGATCCGGCCCCGCGCAGGCGGGTTTGTCTGGTCGCCTGCCGAGATTGCAGTAATGTGCTGCGACATCCGCGCCAGCCGCGATGCGGGCCTTGCGGGGGTGGTGCTGGGCGCATCCCTTGCCGACGGGACGCTTGATTGCGAAACGCTTTCAGCATTGCTGGCCGAGGCGCAAGGCATGACCACCACGCTGCACCGCTGCTTCGATCTGGTGCCCGACCCTTTCGTAGCACTTGAACAGGCGGTTGCGCTGGGGTTCGACCGTATCCTGACCAGCGGGCAGGCGAAGACCGCGCTTGAAGGGATCGACCTGATCGCCGCGCTGCATGCCCGAGCTTCGGGGCGGATCGTGATAATGCCCGGCAGCGGCGTCACGGCGGAAAACGCCCGCCGGTTCACCGCCTTGGGGTTGCGCGAACTTCACGGCTCTTGTTCTGTGACGCAGGCGGAAGACACAAAAGTTGCGGGCTTCGGGTTTGGCCCTGAGCTGCGGCGCGTCACCTCGGCCCGTTTGTTGCAGGCGCTGGTTGCAGCGTCAAAGGAGAGTAACGGTGCAGATCAACGTTGA